A genomic stretch from Eriocheir sinensis breed Jianghai 21 chromosome 31, ASM2467909v1, whole genome shotgun sequence includes:
- the LOC127005969 gene encoding trypsin-1-like yields the protein MSPESTMKTLVLCLLLAGALAAPSRKPTYRRGLNKIVGGQDASPGQFPYQLSFQDISFSSPFHFCGASIYNENWGVCAGHCVQGEDFNNPDYLQVVAGEQKLYVDEGNEQAIVLSKIIQHEDYNGFTISNDISLLQLSSPLTFNSFVGSVGLQTVKEYMGDCVVSGWGTTSEGGSSASVLQYVDVPTVSDADCRAAYGQNDIEDSMICAGLPEGGVDACQGDSGGPMVCGGLLTGIVSWGYGCARPDYPGVYAEVAYFTDWVVANAV from the exons ATGTCACCAGAGTCAACCATGAAGACCCTCGTCCTGTGCCTGCTCCTTGCCGGGGCCCTCG CCGCCCCCTCCCGTAAGCCCACTTACCGTCGGGGTCTCAACAAGATCGTCGGGGGACAGGATGCCTCGCCAGGACAGTTTCCCTACCAGCTAAGCTTCCAagacatttccttctcttctcccttccacttctgCGGTGCTTCCATCTACAACGAGAACTGGGGCGTGTGTGCCGGTCACTGCGTCCAGGGAGAGGACTTCAACAACCCTGACTACCTTCAG GTTGTTGCTGGCGAGCAAAAATTGTACGTTGATGAGGGTAACGAGCAGGCGATTGTTCTGTCCAAGATCATCCAGCACGAAGATTACAACGGGTTCACCATCAGTAACGACATTTCCCTTCTCCAACTGTCCTCCCCTCTGACCTTCAACAGCTTTGTTGGATCTGTCGGTCTGCAGACTGTAAAGGAGTACATGGGAGACTGCGTTGTGTCCGGCTGGGGTACAACCTCGGAGGGAGGCAGCAGTGCCTCTGTCCTTCAGTATGTCGATGTCCCCACTGTCAGTGACGCTGACTGTCGCGCCGCTTACGGACAAAACGACATCGAAGACTCCATGATCTGCGCTGGACTACCCGAGGGAGGAGTGGACGCCTGCCAGGGTGACTCTGGTGGACCTATGGTGTGTGGCGGCCTCCTGACCGGCATCGTGTCCTGGGGCTATGGCTGTGCCCGCCCTGACTACCCCGGCGTGTACGCTGAGGTGGCCTACTTCACGGACTGGGTCGTAGCTAATGCTGTGTaa